A single window of Martelella sp. NC20 DNA harbors:
- a CDS encoding cryptochrome/photolyase family protein, whose product MAKPAIYWIRNDLRLSDNHALAAASADGRAVVPVYIREDNGNGPLGAAQAWWLERSLEQLGGRYDRLGAPLVLRSGDPLKALRKLIAETGADAVFWNRRYSTQGIRVDKAVKTELGEDGITVRSFSGQLLHEPAAFKTRAGGPYRVYTPFWKAFYVEQHVPDPVDPPERLAGISGKLESEKLEDWKLYEAKPDWAAGFGKIWQPGEDGARARLDHFIDEVVENYASQRDRPDRQATSMLSPHLALGEISPATVWHRVSAAKSISDENRKKFLQELVWRDFCHHLLFHAPDLAEKNWNARFDDFAWKDDEAAFAAWTRGETGYPIVDAGMRQLWREGTMHNRVRMIAASFLIKDLMIDWRRGEKWFRDTLVDADPASNAANWQWVAGSGADAAPFFRIFNPVLQGEKFDPAGDYVRAYVPELKDMPKKHIHAPFDAADDVLREAGVTLGRTYPKPLVDHKAARRRALSAFAAIKN is encoded by the coding sequence ATGGCCAAACCGGCAATCTACTGGATCCGCAACGATCTTCGCCTTTCAGACAATCACGCCCTTGCCGCGGCTTCAGCCGATGGCAGAGCGGTGGTGCCGGTCTATATCCGGGAGGATAACGGCAACGGGCCGCTGGGCGCCGCGCAGGCGTGGTGGCTGGAACGTTCGCTGGAACAGCTTGGCGGGCGCTATGACAGGCTCGGCGCGCCGCTGGTGCTGCGAAGCGGCGACCCGCTGAAGGCATTGCGCAAGCTGATCGCGGAAACCGGGGCCGATGCCGTGTTCTGGAACCGGCGATACAGTACGCAGGGCATAAGGGTCGACAAGGCGGTGAAGACGGAGCTCGGCGAAGACGGCATCACGGTCCGCAGTTTTTCGGGCCAACTCCTGCATGAGCCTGCCGCCTTCAAGACCAGGGCCGGCGGCCCATACAGGGTCTATACGCCGTTCTGGAAGGCGTTTTACGTCGAGCAGCATGTTCCAGATCCGGTCGACCCGCCCGAACGGCTTGCCGGCATTTCCGGCAAGCTCGAATCCGAAAAGCTCGAGGACTGGAAGCTCTACGAGGCCAAGCCCGACTGGGCCGCTGGCTTCGGCAAAATATGGCAGCCCGGCGAGGACGGCGCCCGCGCGCGCCTCGATCACTTCATCGACGAGGTTGTGGAGAACTATGCCAGCCAGCGCGACCGGCCGGACAGGCAGGCGACCTCGATGCTCTCGCCCCATCTGGCGCTTGGCGAGATTTCGCCGGCCACCGTGTGGCACCGGGTCAGCGCCGCGAAATCGATCTCGGACGAAAACAGGAAAAAATTCCTGCAGGAGCTGGTCTGGCGCGATTTCTGTCACCACCTGCTGTTCCACGCCCCCGACCTTGCCGAGAAGAACTGGAACGCGCGGTTCGATGATTTCGCCTGGAAAGACGACGAAGCCGCGTTTGCCGCCTGGACCCGAGGCGAGACCGGCTATCCGATCGTCGATGCCGGCATGCGCCAGCTCTGGCGCGAAGGCACGATGCATAACCGCGTGCGCATGATCGCCGCCTCGTTCCTGATTAAGGACCTGATGATCGACTGGCGGCGCGGGGAAAAATGGTTTCGCGATACGCTGGTCGACGCCGATCCCGCCTCCAATGCCGCGAACTGGCAGTGGGTCGCGGGCTCGGGCGCGGATGCGGCCCCGTTCTTCCGGATCTTCAACCCGGTTCTTCAGGGCGAAAAGTTCGATCCGGCAGGCGATTATGTTCGCGCCTATGTGCCGGAGTTGAAGGACATGCCGAAAAAGCACATCCACGCCCCGTTCGACGCAGCCGACGATGTGCTGAGGGAAGCGGGCGTGACGCTGGGCAGGACCTATCCCAAGCCGCTTGTCGACCATAAGGCCGCGCGTAGGCGCGCACTTTCGGCCTTCGCGGCGATCAAGAACTGA
- a CDS encoding L,D-transpeptidase, producing MRKATFYTIPFVLALAAPPAVTPSYAHEPLYKNGRQILLIAPDGALLDYVPEAGSVMLSRDANGRQILLDANGSLVATEIYADEYRPANAGYETAPGFDRQRGGNWGERPFGQNGQERWSRDFGGQNAYPPPPANDFPAAPQTATPDRPDTGAPVAKAPSKPDMNVVATQVFLDRKGFSPGVIDGLMGDNVRKALDAYAEATGERLDPFADSETIMQALSLEGGLPFTTYTITATDAAGPYVAAIPSDYAEKAELPELSYTSVSEMLAEKFHMDEGFLKTMNPEADFSRPGTTIKIINIGKPQKTKVATILADKARKQLRAYDAEGTLIAAYPATIGSSDTPSPSGTVSVERIAIDPNYTYNPHKNFKQGDNNQVLTINPGPNGPVGNVWIALSKPSYGIHGTPDPDKIGKTSSHGCVRLTNWDANELAHMVSPGTTVEFID from the coding sequence ATGCGAAAAGCGACATTTTACACCATTCCGTTTGTTCTGGCGCTGGCAGCCCCGCCCGCCGTCACGCCGTCCTATGCCCATGAACCGCTCTACAAGAACGGTCGGCAAATCCTGCTAATCGCTCCCGATGGCGCATTGCTCGATTACGTGCCCGAGGCCGGAAGCGTGATGCTGAGCCGCGACGCCAACGGCCGCCAGATCCTGCTCGACGCCAATGGCAGTCTGGTGGCGACCGAAATCTATGCCGACGAATACCGCCCGGCCAATGCCGGCTACGAAACCGCGCCGGGCTTCGACCGGCAACGCGGCGGCAATTGGGGCGAGCGCCCGTTCGGCCAGAACGGACAGGAGCGCTGGAGCCGTGATTTCGGCGGCCAGAACGCCTATCCCCCACCGCCCGCCAATGATTTTCCCGCAGCCCCGCAAACCGCGACCCCTGACCGTCCCGATACGGGCGCGCCGGTTGCCAAAGCGCCATCGAAACCGGATATGAACGTGGTCGCGACCCAGGTCTTTCTCGATCGCAAGGGTTTTTCCCCGGGCGTGATCGACGGCCTGATGGGCGACAATGTCCGCAAGGCGCTCGATGCCTATGCCGAGGCAACGGGCGAGCGGCTCGACCCCTTCGCCGACAGCGAGACAATCATGCAGGCGCTGTCGCTGGAGGGTGGCCTGCCGTTCACCACCTACACCATCACCGCCACGGATGCCGCCGGGCCCTATGTCGCCGCGATCCCGTCCGATTACGCCGAGAAGGCCGAGCTTCCGGAGCTATCCTACACCTCCGTATCGGAAATGCTGGCCGAGAAGTTCCACATGGATGAGGGCTTCCTGAAGACGATGAACCCGGAGGCTGATTTCTCGCGGCCCGGCACGACAATCAAGATCATCAACATCGGCAAGCCGCAGAAAACCAAGGTCGCGACAATCCTTGCCGACAAGGCCCGCAAGCAGTTGCGCGCCTATGATGCCGAGGGCACGCTGATCGCGGCCTATCCGGCCACGATCGGCTCATCGGATACGCCCTCGCCTTCCGGCACGGTCTCGGTGGAGCGGATCGCGATCGATCCGAACTACACCTATAATCCGCACAAGAATTTCAAGCAGGGCGACAACAACCAGGTGCTGACGATCAATCCCGGCCCGAACGGCCCTGTCGGCAATGTCTGGATCGCGCTTTCCAAGCCAAGCTACGGCATTCACGGCACGCCCGATCCCGACAAGATCGGCAAGACATCGAGCCATGGCTGTGTGCGGCTGACCAACTGGGATGCGAATGAACTCGCACACATGGTATCCCCTGGCACAACGGTCGAATTTATCGACTAG
- a CDS encoding GNAT family N-acetyltransferase yields MTKKTTAPIPVHVTRLEMTVSPKAHMLAPSNLHIALMRVPEIPLAYYRFLYRQVGSRWEWVDRVRMSDEDLAENIHNERTTITVFYLEGAPAGFYEYHREDDRVTRLVHFGLFERALGFGVGKWFLLQALKAIWADQPEKVITETNNLDHPRALQLYQQFGFSPVSTHESEILPLSDTELLALARKF; encoded by the coding sequence ATGACGAAGAAGACGACAGCACCGATCCCGGTTCATGTCACCCGGCTTGAAATGACCGTCTCGCCGAAGGCCCATATGCTGGCGCCCTCGAACCTGCATATCGCGCTGATGCGGGTGCCGGAAATCCCGCTGGCGTATTACCGCTTTCTGTACCGCCAGGTCGGCTCCCGCTGGGAATGGGTCGACCGGGTGCGCATGAGCGACGAGGATCTGGCCGAAAACATCCACAATGAGCGCACCACCATCACGGTGTTCTATCTGGAGGGCGCGCCGGCCGGGTTTTACGAATATCACCGCGAGGATGACCGCGTCACGCGACTGGTGCATTTCGGCCTGTTCGAACGCGCGCTCGGCTTCGGCGTCGGCAAATGGTTCCTGCTCCAGGCGCTGAAGGCGATCTGGGCCGACCAGCCGGAAAAGGTGATCACCGAAACCAACAATCTCGATCATCCGCGCGCGCTCCAGCTCTACCAGCAATTCGGCTTCTCACCCGTCTCCACCCACGAAAGCGAGATCCTGCCGCTGTCGGACACCGAGCTTCTGGCACTGGCGCGAAAGTTCTAG
- the sseA gene encoding 3-mercaptopyruvate sulfurtransferase yields the protein MSFIVSPEWIEERLGKPGFSVIDASWYLPAHNRDAKAEYLAGHLPGAVFFDHDAISDNSTGLPHTLPAPEVFAAEMEALGVGNDHTIVVYDGPGYLAAPRLWWMLRMMGATDVYVLDGGLDGWRSEGRTRETALPSPEPAKFTLDTRPHRVTSFEDMRAIVASGRSQIADARSAARFEAAEPEPRAGMRAGHMPGAKSLPSSSFASNGRFKSPDELRALFEQAGIDLGRPVVTTCGSGITAAIITLALETLDHTDNTLYDGSWSEWGSRDDTPVATGKA from the coding sequence ATGAGTTTTATCGTTTCGCCGGAATGGATCGAGGAAAGGCTGGGCAAACCCGGCTTTTCCGTCATCGACGCCTCATGGTACCTGCCGGCCCACAACCGCGACGCGAAGGCCGAATACCTTGCCGGCCACCTGCCGGGCGCGGTGTTTTTCGATCACGATGCGATTTCCGACAATTCCACCGGCCTGCCGCACACCCTGCCGGCGCCGGAGGTGTTTGCCGCCGAAATGGAAGCGCTCGGCGTCGGTAACGATCACACGATCGTGGTCTATGACGGCCCGGGCTATCTGGCCGCGCCGCGCCTGTGGTGGATGTTGCGCATGATGGGGGCGACAGACGTCTACGTTCTCGACGGCGGCCTTGACGGCTGGCGGAGCGAGGGACGCACCCGGGAGACCGCGCTCCCCTCGCCTGAACCGGCGAAATTCACGCTCGATACCAGGCCGCACCGGGTAACCTCGTTTGAGGACATGCGCGCGATCGTCGCCTCCGGCAGAAGCCAGATCGCGGATGCCCGCAGCGCCGCGCGGTTCGAGGCGGCAGAACCGGAACCGCGCGCGGGCATGCGCGCCGGCCATATGCCCGGCGCGAAAAGCCTGCCGTCCTCGTCCTTTGCCAGTAACGGCCGGTTCAAATCGCCCGACGAACTGCGCGCGCTGTTCGAACAGGCCGGGATCGACCTTGGGAGACCGGTGGTCACCACCTGCGGTTCCGGCATCACCGCCGCGATCATCACGCTCGCGCTTGAAACCCTCGACCATACCGACAACACGCTTTATGACGGATCGTGGTCCGAATGGGGCAGCCGCGACGATACGCCTGTCGCGACCGGAAAGGCCTGA
- a CDS encoding alanyl-tRNA editing protein — MPVDALYRNDFYLASCDAVVTAVHEDGTFETDRTCLYATSGGQPGDTGIARRADGSAIALAVTRHGAAKDIILHVPAEGEASPVVGDRLRLEIDWPRRLKLMRMHTACHLLSVVCPYPITGAAVGEQESRVDFDMSETIDKDAVTAAMMKLVAEDHPVYVQWITDSELAANPDIVKSKNVRPPMGMGRISLIAIGNDACVDSQPCGGTHVRSTGEVGGIHIGKIEKKGRENRRFRIRFDA; from the coding sequence ATGCCTGTTGATGCCCTCTACCGCAACGATTTCTACCTTGCGAGTTGCGATGCAGTGGTCACGGCAGTGCATGAGGACGGCACATTCGAGACCGACCGCACCTGTCTTTACGCGACCTCCGGCGGCCAGCCGGGGGACACCGGCATCGCCCGGCGCGCGGACGGCTCGGCAATCGCCCTTGCCGTTACCCGCCACGGCGCGGCCAAGGACATCATCCTGCACGTGCCGGCTGAAGGCGAGGCGTCGCCCGTCGTCGGCGACAGGCTCCGCCTCGAGATCGACTGGCCGCGGCGGCTGAAGCTGATGCGGATGCACACCGCCTGCCACCTGCTCTCCGTCGTCTGTCCCTATCCGATTACCGGTGCTGCCGTCGGCGAACAGGAGTCCCGCGTCGATTTCGACATGTCGGAAACGATCGACAAAGACGCGGTCACCGCGGCGATGATGAAGCTGGTTGCCGAGGACCATCCGGTCTATGTCCAGTGGATCACCGATTCCGAGCTGGCCGCCAATCCCGATATCGTCAAATCGAAGAATGTCCGCCCGCCGATGGGTATGGGCCGGATCTCGCTGATCGCGATCGGAAACGACGCATGCGTGGACAGCCAGCCCTGCGGCGGCACCCATGTGCGCTCCACCGGCGAGGTCGGCGGCATCCATATCGGCAAGATCGAAAAGAAGGGCCGCGAAAACCGCCGTTTTCGGATACGGTTTGACGCCTAG
- a CDS encoding cysteine synthase A translates to MTTHSSVIDLIGNTPLVKLRAASEATGCTILGKAEFLNPGQSVKDRAALYIIRDAEKRGLLKPGGTIVEGTAGNTGIGLTMVANALGYKTVIVIPETQAQEKKDALRLLGAELVEVPAKPYRDPNNYVKLSGRLAEKLASENPNGAIWANQFDNTANRDAHIETTAEEIWRDTDGKVDGFICAVGSGGTLAGTAIGLKAKNGDIKIGIADPEGAALYEFYAHGELKSEGGSITEGIGQGRITANLEGFTPDFAYRISDSEALPLIFDLVSEEGLCLGGSSGINIAGAMRLARELGPGHTIVTILCDYGNRYQSKLFNPEFLKDKGLPQPEWLTKKAEIIAPFE, encoded by the coding sequence ATGACCACGCATTCCTCCGTCATCGACCTGATCGGCAACACTCCGCTGGTGAAATTGCGCGCCGCCTCGGAGGCGACCGGCTGCACCATTCTCGGCAAGGCCGAATTCCTCAATCCCGGCCAGTCGGTCAAGGACCGCGCGGCACTCTATATCATTCGCGATGCCGAAAAGCGCGGCCTGCTGAAACCCGGCGGCACGATCGTGGAAGGCACCGCCGGCAATACCGGCATCGGCCTGACCATGGTCGCCAACGCGCTTGGCTACAAGACCGTGATCGTGATCCCCGAGACCCAGGCCCAGGAAAAGAAGGATGCGCTCAGGCTTCTCGGCGCGGAGCTCGTCGAGGTTCCCGCCAAGCCCTATCGCGACCCCAACAATTACGTGAAGCTTTCCGGCAGGCTCGCGGAAAAACTCGCAAGCGAAAATCCAAACGGGGCGATCTGGGCCAACCAGTTCGACAATACCGCCAACCGCGACGCCCATATCGAAACCACGGCCGAGGAGATCTGGCGCGATACCGATGGCAAGGTCGATGGCTTCATCTGCGCGGTCGGCTCCGGCGGCACGCTTGCCGGAACCGCGATCGGCCTCAAGGCGAAGAACGGCGACATCAAGATCGGCATCGCCGATCCGGAAGGGGCTGCGCTTTACGAATTCTATGCCCATGGCGAACTGAAGAGCGAAGGCGGCTCGATCACCGAGGGCATCGGCCAGGGCCGCATCACCGCCAATCTGGAAGGCTTCACCCCCGATTTCGCCTATCGCATTTCCGATAGCGAGGCATTGCCGCTGATATTCGATCTGGTGAGCGAGGAGGGCTTGTGCCTTGGCGGCTCATCGGGCATCAATATAGCGGGCGCCATGCGTCTGGCGCGCGAGCTCGGCCCCGGCCACACCATCGTCACCATATTGTGCGACTATGGCAACCGGTATCAGTCGAAACTTTTCAACCCCGAATTCCTGAAGGATAAGGGGCTGCCGCAGCCGGAATGGCTGACCAAAAAAGCGGAGATTATCGCTCCGTTCGAATAG